CAATTCCCAATATTTTTGGAATATCTCTTTTTGTATGAAGTCCATGTGCAATAAAAACTGGAACTACGATTATTTTTTCCAAGTCATTTTCCTGTGTAAGTTTATTAATAGTTGTTGGAATGTCTGGTTGTCTTATTTCCATAAATGCATAATCGACAATTGCGTCTGGATATTCTTCTTTAAACATGTTAGTATAAGCTTCAATTACTTTTTTGCCCTCTGGTAATCTGCTACCATGGCTTAAAAGTAAAATGGCTGTTTTTGAATTTTTAAAATCAAAATCTTTCATATTACTACCTTAAAATAAATTGAATATAATTTAATATTGCTTTAACAATTATTTAAAATTAAGTAATAAGAATGGGCTTTGTTGAAACCCTTTGTCGATGTGTAAATTTTGTTATTTGCATATGATTAT
The genomic region above belongs to Methanobrevibacter sp. and contains:
- the cfbA gene encoding sirohydrochlorin nickelochelatase, coding for MKDFDFKNSKTAILLLSHGSRLPEGKKVIEAYTNMFKEEYPDAIVDYAFMEIRQPDIPTTINKLTQENDLEKIIVVPVFIAHGLHTKRDIPKILGIEVEELDIEDSHHHHHDHGHDHHHHHHHHDHDHDEKAIDFDGEIILTDPLGIEESILEIIKNRVKDNL